The Alosa sapidissima isolate fAloSap1 chromosome 5, fAloSap1.pri, whole genome shotgun sequence genome has a window encoding:
- the exosc8 gene encoding exosome complex component RRP43, whose product MAEGFKTADPLEYHKSFLKENCRPDGRELDEFRTTTLNIGPISTAEGSALVKIGNTTVMCGIKAELALPPSDTPDKGYIVPNVDIPPLCMSKVRSGPPEEQAQAASQFIADIIESSEIIWKEDLCIEKEKLCWVLYCDIMCLDYDGNLLDSCIVALLAALKNTLLPKVTINKETDLPEVDLLEKCPININRQPVGSSFAVFDNTIIVDPTADEESLATAVMTLVIDEEGRLCTAHKPGGTTLSGEKLQDCMGRAVTRHREISKLVDKILQSMKK is encoded by the exons ATGGCGGAAGGATTCAA GACTGCAGACCCGTTGGAATATCACAAGAGTTTCTTG AAAGAAAACTGTCGTCCTGATGGACGGGAACTTGATGAGTTCAGGACAACAACGTTAAATATAG GTCCCATATCAACAGCTGAAGGTTCTGCCTTGGTTAAGATTGGAAACACAACTGTGATGTGTGGCATAAAAGCG GAACTGGCCCTTCCTCCATCTGATACACCAGATAAGGGCTACATAG TGCCCAATGTGGACATACCCCCACTTTGCATGTCAAAGGTCCGGTCTGGTCCACCTGAAGAGCAAGCTCAGGCTGCTAGCCAGTTTATCGCTGACATAATAGAAAG TTCAGAGATTATCTGGAAAGAAGACTTGTGTATTGAAAAGGAAAAG CTTTGCTGGGTTCTGTACTGTGATATAATGTGTTTGGATTATGATGGAAACTTACTGGATagctgcattgttgcactgctTGCTGCCCTTAAAAACA CACTACTCCCAAAGGTCacaataaacaaagaaacagaCTTACCTGAAGTGGATCTCTTAGAGAAATGCCCCATTAATATAAATAGACAACCTGTTGGGTCTTCATTTGCTGTATTTGACAA CACGATCATCGTTGATCCCACGGCAGATGAGGAGAGCTTAGCTACTGCAGTCATGACTTTGGTCATAGACGAAGAGGGCCGCCTGTGTACTGCACACAAACCAG GCGGTACTACACTCTCTGGAGAGAAACTTCAAGACTGCATGGGTCGGGCAGTCACACGGCACCGAGAGATCAGCAAACTGGTGGACAAAATCTTACAGAGTATGAAGAAATGA
- the alg5 gene encoding dolichyl-phosphate beta-glucosyltransferase, which yields MDFCLCELVQCLVSLAALVLLLVVVIAHVSASGMVDLGRHEKEKYFLTAQGKEESFPSLFDPHSLELSIVVPSYNEEQRLPVMMEETMEYLEKRQKQKPTFSYEVIIVDDGSKDKTSKVALGYTEKYGADKVRVLTLVKNRGKGGAVRMGTLSSRGKLILMADADGATKFEDLEKVEAGLKDLSPKPDNMAIACGSRAHLEEKSVAQRSMFRTFLMYGFHFLVWFFCVRGIRDTQCGFKLFTREAALKTFCSLHVERWAFDVELLYIAQCFKIPIAEVAVNWTEIEGSKLVPFWSWLQMGRDLIFIRLRYITGAWRLESPRKTQ from the exons ATGGATTTTTGTCTTTGTGAATTAGTTCAATGTCTGGTTTCGTTGGCAGCGCTTGTTTTACTGTTG GTTGTAGTTATAGCGCACGTCAGTGCCTCTGGAATGGTTGATTTAGGTCGTCATGAGAAGGAGAAATATTTCCTCACTGCCCAGGGGAAGGAGGAGAGCTTCCCCAGCCTGTTTGACCCTCATTCACTGGAGCTGTCAATCGTAGTACCCTCTTACAATGAGGAACAAAGAT tgcctgtgatgatggaggagaCTATGGAGTACTTGGAGAAAAGACAG AAGCAGAAGCCTACCTTTTCTTATGAAGTCATTATTGTTGATGATGGCAGCAAAGACAAGACATCCAAG GTTGCCTTAGGTTACACAGAGAAGTATGGCGCAGACAAAGTGAGAGTCTTAACTCTGGTGAAGAACCGTGGCAAGGGTGGAGCAGTCAGAATG GGAACTCTCAGCTCCCGTGGCAAACTTATCCTCATGGCCGACGCCGATGGGGCCACCAAATTTGAAGACCTTGAGAAGGTGGAGGCAGGCTTAAAGGACCTCAGTCCCAAGCCT GATAATATGGCCATAGCCTGTGGATCCAGAGCCCACTTAGAGGAGAAGTCGGTTGCTCAG CGGTCCATGTTCCGCACATTCCTGATGTATGGGTTCCACTTCCTGGTCTGGTTCTTCTGTGTGAGGGGGATCAGGGACACACAGTGTGGTTTCAAGCTCTTCACACGAGAGGCAGCCTTGAAAACGTTCTGCAGTCTGCATGTAGAACGCTG GGCTTTTGATGTTGAACTTTTGTACATTGCCCAGTGCTTCAAAATACCAATAGCAGAGGTGGCTGTTAATTGGACAGAGATTGAAG GATCAAAATTGGTACCCTTCTGGAGTTGGCTGCAGATGGGCAGAGACCTCATCTTCATCAGACTGCGTTATATCACTGGTGCCTGGAGGCTTGAGTCTCCTAGAAAGACCCAGTAG